In Chitinophaga varians, the following are encoded in one genomic region:
- a CDS encoding DUF2461 domain-containing protein, giving the protein MLSKISVLHFLKDLEKNNNREWFTAHKNRYTSAREDCASFVEELIKEMSGFDTAIGNVDAQKSLFRIYRDTRFSANKDPYKTNFGASIGSGHAGYYLHIQPGQSFLAGGIYMLDNTQLKELRKEISYNADAFKKIILGKNFRDHFGSLSEDDKLKRVPLGFDKDDPMAEYLKLKHFVATRPVTDKELLENDAPKKFAAIYKCLKPLNDFLNAPFL; this is encoded by the coding sequence ATGCTTTCGAAAATATCTGTACTGCATTTCCTGAAAGACCTGGAAAAGAACAACAACCGGGAATGGTTTACTGCGCATAAAAACCGCTATACCAGCGCCCGTGAAGACTGTGCCTCATTCGTAGAGGAGCTGATAAAGGAAATGTCCGGATTCGATACCGCAATCGGTAACGTGGACGCCCAAAAATCACTTTTCAGGATATATCGCGATACCAGGTTCTCTGCTAATAAAGATCCTTACAAAACCAATTTCGGCGCCAGCATTGGCTCCGGCCATGCAGGTTACTATCTCCACATCCAGCCCGGGCAGTCCTTTCTGGCCGGCGGCATTTATATGCTTGACAATACGCAACTCAAAGAGCTCCGGAAAGAAATTTCATATAATGCTGACGCATTCAAAAAGATCATACTTGGAAAAAATTTCCGTGACCATTTCGGAAGTTTGAGTGAAGATGATAAACTCAAACGTGTTCCCTTGGGCTTTGACAAAGATGATCCCATGGCGGAATACCTGAAGCTGAAACACTTTGTGGCCACGCGCCCTGTCACTGATAAGGAGCTGCTGGAAAACGACGCCCCTAAAAAGTTTGCTGCCATATATAAATGCCTGAAACCGCTAAATGATTTTCTGAACGCTCCCTTTTTGTAA
- a CDS encoding DUF6597 domain-containing transcriptional factor has protein sequence MDRQIYEPHTDLSALVECYWTLESPKETTPLKNTIVPDGRMKMIFHYGDPYKRYTDNGDSIVLPKCFVIGQLTRPLEVAPTGETGTFFVCFRKYLYCIS, from the coding sequence ATGGACCGTCAGATATATGAACCGCATACCGACCTGTCGGCGCTTGTTGAATGTTATTGGACATTGGAAAGCCCCAAAGAAACAACGCCCCTGAAAAATACCATCGTTCCTGATGGCAGAATGAAAATGATCTTCCACTATGGCGATCCGTACAAACGGTACACTGACAACGGCGATAGCATCGTTCTGCCAAAATGTTTTGTCATCGGGCAACTGACACGGCCGCTGGAAGTAGCGCCTACCGGAGAAACCGGTACTTTTTTCGTATGCTTTCGAAAATATCTGTACTGCATTTCCTGA
- a CDS encoding GreA/GreB family elongation factor — protein MMMEEKIAHKLLLKNYCEQIILQRIAITQQAMDEAQAAANQEGKSSAGDKYETARAMSHLEKDMHARQLLAHQESLHTLRMINVQVIYNAPAAGAFIRSTTTNFFIGGGLGKQIVNGETVVFLSPASPLALQLLHKKTGDEFTFKGKEKIITIY, from the coding sequence ATGATGATGGAAGAAAAGATCGCTCATAAACTTCTACTTAAAAACTATTGTGAGCAGATTATCCTTCAACGCATCGCCATCACGCAGCAGGCCATGGACGAGGCCCAGGCTGCCGCCAACCAGGAAGGGAAAAGTTCTGCCGGCGACAAATACGAAACAGCAAGGGCCATGAGCCACCTGGAAAAAGATATGCATGCCAGACAACTGCTGGCCCACCAGGAAAGCCTGCATACACTTCGTATGATCAATGTGCAGGTAATCTATAACGCTCCGGCTGCGGGCGCATTCATACGGTCTACCACCACCAACTTCTTTATTGGCGGCGGCCTCGGCAAACAGATCGTCAATGGGGAAACGGTCGTGTTCCTCTCTCCCGCCTCCCCGCTGGCATTGCAACTATTACATAAAAAAACAGGAGATGAATTTACCTTTAAGGGAAAAGAGAAGATCATCACCATCTATTAA
- a CDS encoding peptide MFS transporter — MPETSGPVSHPKGLYILFVTEMWERFNYYGMRAVLILFMTKALLFSKVFAANLYGSYTGLIYLTPLLGGYIADRYWGNKRSIIIGGVVMAVGEIILFASASLFHSYPSLSLLLFFSGLGCMIAGNGFFKPNISSLVGQLYPDGDNRKDTAYTIFYMGINTGGALGPIICGLAGDTGNPADFKWAFLAGGISMIISVAVQVVFHHRYVTAPDGKVLGLTPEHVPVKLLQPAAIIAGLVLFALLMIGLLYLDATVINYLSYLMLAAVVLIAVIIFRDRSLTHAEKQRIKVIFIVSFFVIFFWAAFEQAGASLTFFTDEQTDRQLNWRIPIWCIQLVSALLLYTLYALFRKAQQRLSSPADRPLRLTVYGLLLFFLAGITGTDIYLLIRQEDSLLIREIPPSLFLSLGSIYIVLFAPFFAWLWPRLGKYEPSAPVKMAIGLLLLACGYLWIAVGVKDIAPGTKVSIIWITGMYALHAFGEFCLSPIGLSLVNRLSPLKFSSLMMAVWFLATAAANKFAGVLSTLYPEHGRTVIFLGYSIRNAYDFFLLFVAMGGVSAIVLLMMSKWLSAMMAARK; from the coding sequence ATGCCTGAAACTTCCGGACCGGTATCTCACCCTAAAGGTCTTTATATCCTGTTTGTCACTGAAATGTGGGAGCGGTTCAACTACTACGGGATGCGTGCAGTGCTGATCCTGTTTATGACCAAGGCATTGCTGTTCAGCAAGGTATTTGCCGCCAACCTGTATGGCAGTTATACCGGCCTCATTTACCTGACGCCCCTGCTCGGCGGTTATATCGCCGACCGCTACTGGGGCAACAAACGTTCTATCATTATCGGAGGCGTTGTGATGGCCGTGGGGGAAATCATCCTCTTTGCCAGTGCTTCGCTGTTTCATAGCTACCCTTCTCTGTCGTTGCTGTTGTTTTTCTCCGGCCTGGGCTGCATGATTGCTGGTAACGGCTTTTTTAAACCGAATATTTCCTCGCTTGTAGGGCAGCTGTATCCCGACGGAGATAACAGGAAAGATACCGCCTATACCATCTTTTACATGGGCATTAATACCGGCGGGGCGCTGGGGCCTATTATCTGCGGGCTGGCAGGTGATACCGGTAATCCTGCTGATTTTAAATGGGCTTTTTTAGCCGGCGGCATCAGTATGATCATCAGTGTAGCCGTACAGGTAGTTTTCCATCACCGGTATGTGACGGCTCCCGATGGCAAGGTGCTGGGGCTTACGCCCGAACATGTACCGGTAAAACTGCTGCAGCCTGCCGCTATTATCGCCGGGCTGGTGCTTTTCGCGTTATTGATGATCGGGCTGTTATACCTGGACGCCACTGTGATCAACTATCTCTCTTACCTCATGCTGGCCGCGGTGGTGCTGATAGCAGTGATTATCTTCAGAGACAGGTCGCTCACCCATGCGGAAAAACAGCGCATCAAAGTGATTTTTATCGTTTCCTTTTTTGTGATATTCTTCTGGGCGGCGTTCGAGCAGGCCGGCGCTTCGCTGACATTTTTCACAGATGAGCAAACTGACAGGCAGTTGAACTGGCGCATCCCCATATGGTGTATTCAGCTGGTATCGGCTTTGCTGCTGTACACATTGTACGCCCTGTTCCGCAAAGCACAACAGCGGCTGTCGTCCCCGGCAGACCGGCCGTTGCGCCTGACGGTATACGGACTGCTATTGTTTTTCCTGGCGGGCATAACGGGGACGGACATATATTTATTGATAAGACAGGAAGACAGCCTTTTAATAAGAGAAATACCACCCAGCCTCTTCCTTTCTCTCGGCTCCATTTACATTGTTTTGTTTGCACCTTTCTTTGCCTGGTTATGGCCCAGGCTGGGAAAATATGAACCTTCCGCTCCCGTTAAAATGGCCATTGGCCTGTTATTACTGGCATGCGGCTATTTGTGGATCGCAGTTGGTGTAAAGGACATTGCGCCCGGCACCAAAGTGAGCATTATCTGGATCACCGGGATGTACGCCCTGCATGCGTTTGGAGAGTTCTGCCTCTCACCGATAGGCCTCTCCCTTGTCAACAGGTTATCGCCGCTTAAATTTTCTTCCTTAATGATGGCTGTCTGGTTCCTCGCTACGGCCGCTGCCAACAAATTTGCCGGCGTGCTAAGTACCCTGTACCCTGAACATGGCAGGACGGTTATTTTCCTGGGATATTCCATCCGCAATGCCTATGATTTCTTCCTGCTGTTTGTGGCCATGGGCGGCGTATCTGCGATCGTGTTACTGATGATGTCAAAATGGTTATCGGCCATGATGGCTGCCCGTAAATAA